A single region of the Drosophila miranda strain MSH22 chromosome 2, D.miranda_PacBio2.1, whole genome shotgun sequence genome encodes:
- the LOC108157732 gene encoding carbonic anhydrase 1-like encodes MLSPIIDIFLHFIQGFNLVMEYVLHSVILKLLVSCIMSLAFRNIVRAGSLMIQKVAMAIAPKKQQRKLAPQPTPINIVRSVTRKMVLGSLLDWKHYDDMPLAMLLENNGSTVILRICCEPYLLPQLSGGDLPGEYHFVEACFKWGPLRAEHSIDSMKFSLEMQVLHRCNQDHVPFEYVTVSYLFVMMGNGNGPLTSITENLPCIARPDSQMEMPPFDLASLMKPFHSGFYSYEGTYDNGGQVLPTKWLICTYIFAISSQQLSQFCALCGRDGTSIQCNARKEQPLGNRSVNFHIY; translated from the coding sequence ATGCTATCCCCGATTATCGACATCTTCCTGCATTTTATTCAGGGCTTCAACCTGGTGATGGAATATGTGCTGCATTCGGTGATCTTGAAGTTATTGGTCAGCTGCATTATGTCCCTGGCGTTCCGCAACATCGTGAGGGCGGGCAGCCTCATGATCCAGAAGGTGGCTATGGCCATAGCCCCCAAGAAGCAGCAGCGGAAGCTGGCCCCACAGCCGACGCCCATTAACATTGTGCGGAGCGTGACGCGCAAAATGGTGCTGGGCAGCCTCCTGGACTGGAAACACTACGACGACATGCCCCTGGCCATGCTGCTGGAGAACAACGGCAGCACGGTGATCCTGCGCATCTGCTGCGAGCCATACTTGTTGCCCCAACTGAGCGGGGGCGACCTGCCGGGAGAGTACCACTTCGTAGAGGCGTGCTTCAAGTGGGGCCCGCTGCGCGCCGAGCATTCAATAGACTCGATGAAGTTCTCGCTGGAGATGCAGGTGCTGCACCGCTGCAACCAGGACCACGTCCCCTTCGAGTACGTGACGGTCTCCTATCTGTTTGTTATGATGGGGAATGGGAACGGCCCCCTAACCTCGATCACCGAAAACCTTCCGTGCATCGCTCGTCCCGATTCGCAAATGGAAATGCCGCCCTTTGATCTAGCCTCCCTAATGAAGCCCTTCCACAGTGGCTTCTACAGCTACGAGGGCACCTACGACAACGGTGGCCAGGTCCTACCCACCAAGTGGCTGATCTGCACCTACATCTTCGCCATCAGCTCGCAGCAATTGTCCCAGTTCTGTGCCCTCTGTGGTCGCGATGGCACCAGCATCCAGTGCAACGCACGCAAGGAGCAGCCGCTGGGGAATCGCTCCGTCAATTTCCACATTTATTGA